The genomic segment TCTTTCATCGCCGCCTGCGATTCGGACATGAAGCCAAGCATAAACAGCCCGAGGCCGAGACTCGACAGGAAAATCACGAGATAGAGAAGTTGCCGCTGCCCAACGCCGACGATATACCGCTCCCAGAGCGCATACAACCCGACCAGAAACGCCAGCCCGAGCAAAACCGCACCGGTCAGACCGAAATACAGAAGCGGTTTGCGCGCGAACGTGATCTGGAATTTGACCGCCAGCATATCCAGCACACCCACCGGAATCCGCCAGACTGAAAATTTCGTTTTCCCAGAGTGGCGCGGATACAGGCTTATTTTCACTTCTGCTATCTTGAACCCTTCGTTGGCTGCCAGCGGCACCAGGAAGCGGTGCCAATCCCTGCGCAGGAAGACTGATTCTGCCACTTCCCGGCGAAACGCCTTCACCGAATTCAGGTCATGCACCTTGAGTCCAAACAGTCGCCGCGAGAACGTATTGTAGATATTGGACACGAACCGCTTATTGTATTTCCCCTGTTTCCAGCCGGTGCAAATATCAGCTCCGTTCGCGATCGGCTCGATCAGCGAAGGAATGTCTTTCGGCAGATACTGGAGGTCCGCCGGATAAAACACGAACACATCGCCGCGGGCCATCGCGAACCCGGTCTGAAGCGCCTCAGTCAGCCCGCGATTGCGCGGATGGGTGGCATAACGGACAAACCCGTACTTCCGTGATGCCTCGATAATCTTCTCCAACGTGCCGTCGGTGGAGCCGTCATCGATAAAGATCAGGTCGCCGTCGAACGGCGCCGTCCGTAACATCTCCGCGAACTGCCTGCAGAACTCATCAATGTTTCCTTCCTCGTCCTTGGCCGGCACGATGGTGGAAACTACAAAGTTGTATCTGGTTTGAGCTGCCATGCCTCACTGACTTTCAATCGTTCATATTCACCGCTGAACACCGCCTCCGCGCCGGGCGCGTCGTGCAGCGCTCGTTCGAACAGGCCCAATGCCTCTTGTTTGTACTCCGGTTTCTCCGTGGCAATGAACCGGTCCCGATAGAACCGCGCCAGCTTCACCGTAAGAACATAACTCGACGGTGAAAACTCAATCGCTTTTTTGTACATCTGCTCCGCCACGTCAAACTGCCCGTGCTCTTCCGCCTGGTCGCCGATCAGGAGGCAGCCGGACATATTGGCGGGGTATAGTTCCATATATCGGCGTCCTGCTTGTTCCGCTAATAGGGTCTCCCCTTCCCGGTACGCCTGGGATAGCTGCTCGTATAGCGAAAGCGGATAACTGTCCGACATATAATTTCCGGTCGCTCCGGCCACCCGAAAGAGCCGGACCTTGTTCTTGCCGATAGCATAGGTCGCCACGTGGGTCGAGGCCTTCATGACCTCGGGATAATCCTGGGTCGCCCGCGACTCGTTCGGTTCATCCACCAGGATATGCGTGATCGGGTATTTCTTGAACAGGGCTGTGTCCGCTTTCGAAACACCGAACATGTGAATGATCGACTTGAGATTCGTCTCCAGCGTCATATTGGGGCCGAACGGTCCCGATACGACCGCCTCCGGCGACACCACCATCGCCAGGTCTCGGCTGTTGTCACGGGCAATGTACACGGGACGCTGCGCCCAGTAGACATAGCTACCAATGCCGGTGCCAACGATAACCGCACCAAGAACGCTTGCTGCCAAGAATGCTGAAACTCTCTTGTACACGAACACGCGGCGCCGGTAGAGTACGATTCCCCAGGCCACCAGCCCGGTCGTTAC from the Candidatus Zixiibacteriota bacterium genome contains:
- a CDS encoding glycosyltransferase family 2 protein — its product is MAAQTRYNFVVSTIVPAKDEEGNIDEFCRQFAEMLRTAPFDGDLIFIDDGSTDGTLEKIIEASRKYGFVRYATHPRNRGLTEALQTGFAMARGDVFVFYPADLQYLPKDIPSLIEPIANGADICTGWKQGKYNKRFVSNIYNTFSRRLFGLKVHDLNSVKAFRREVAESVFLRRDWHRFLVPLAANEGFKIAEVKISLYPRHSGKTKFSVWRIPVGVLDMLAVKFQITFARKPLLYFGLTGAVLLGLAFLVGLYALWERYIVGVGQRQLLYLVIFLSSLGLGLFMLGFMSESQAAMKEELSDLRKKAQAILDELRRQRPG